The following coding sequences lie in one Eschrichtius robustus isolate mEscRob2 chromosome 10, mEscRob2.pri, whole genome shotgun sequence genomic window:
- the CAVIN4 gene encoding caveolae-associated protein 4: protein MEHNGSASNADKIHQNRLSSVTEDEDQDAAFTIVTVLDKVAAIVDSVQASQKRIEERHREMENAIKSVQIDLLKFSQSHSNTSYVINKLLEKTRKISAHIKEVRARVEKQQTHVKKVETKQEEIMKKNKFRVVIFQEDIQCPTSLSIMKDRSLTAEGPEEEDDIFDPPVDLSSDEEYYVEESRSARLKKSGRERIDNIKKAFSKENMQKTRQDFDKKVNRIRTRIVTPERRERLRQSGERLRQSGERLKQSGERFKKSISNAAPSKEAFKMRSLRKTKDRTVAEGPEEVREIGVDIIARSESLGPISELYTEVLSETDPEEARASHPPREGGEISTPEPLKVTFKPQVKVEDDESLLLDLKQ from the exons atggaacatAATGGGTCTGCTTCAAATGCTGATAAAATCCACCAGAATCGCCTGTCGAGTGTGACAGAAGATGAAGACCAAGACGCTGCTTTTACCATCGTGACTGTGCTGGACAAAGTAGCTGCCATCGTGGACAGCGTGCAGGCCAGCCAGAAGAGGATagaggagagacacagggagatgGAAAATGCCATAAAGTCCGTCCAGATTGACCTGCTGAAGTTTTCACAGTCACACAGCAACACAAGTTATGTCATTAACAAGTTGTTGGAGAAAACGCGAAAGATCAGTGCTCACATTAAAGAAGTGAGGGCCCGAGTGGAGAAGCAACAAACTCACGTCAAAAAAGTTGAAACCAAGCAAGAGGAAATAATGAAGAAGAACAAATTCCGTGTGGTAATATTCCAG gaGGATATTCAGTGTCCAACGTCCCTGTCTATCATGAAAGACAGAAGCTTGACTGCTGAGGGTCCAGAGGAGGAGGACGATATCTTCGATCCCCCAGTTGATCTGTCTTCGGATGAAGAATATTATGTTGAAGAGAGCAGATCTGCCAGGCTTAAAAAGTCAGGCAGGGAGCGCATTGATAATATCAAAAAGgccttttccaaagaaaacatgcagAAGACACGGCAGGATTTTGACAAGAAAGTGAACAGAATTAGGACTAGAATAGTGacaccagagaggagagagcggCTAAGGCAGTCGGGGGAGAGGTTAAGGCAGTCAGGggagaggctgaagcagtcagGGGAAaggtttaagaaatctatttctAATGCAGCTCCTTCAAAGGAAGCTTTTAAGATGCGTAGCCTTCGGAAAACTAAAGACCGCACTGTGGCCGAAGGTCCCGAAGAGGTCAGGGAGATAGGGGTGGACATCATTGCCAGGAGCGAGTCTCTGGGCCCCATCAGTGAGCTGTACACCGAGGTGCTCAGTGAAACAGACCCCGAGGAGGCCAGAGCCTCGCATCCTCCCCGAGAAGGCGGGGAAATCTCCACCCCCGAGCctttaaaagttacttttaaaCCCCAGGTGAAAGTAGAGGATGACGAATCTCTTTTGCTAGATTTAAAGCAGTAA